GACTAACGGTATCTGACGAATTAACAAGAACTTTCAAATAGGCTATTGCATCTTTAATTTCCCTTCTATCATAAAAACGCAATCCTCCGAAAATTGTATAGGGAATGCGCCACCTTACAAGAGATTCCTCTAATACTCTTGACTGAGCTCTTGTTCGATATAAAATTGCAAAATTTCTCCAAATTGGGTTTTGATTATAATTATTGAGTGCTTTTATTTTATTGGTAATTGCCTCTGCCTCAGAAATTTCATCATCACAGTTGAGTAACTTTAAAAGTTCTCCTTTTTCTTTAGTAGCCCTTAAAACTTTGTCAATTCTTTCAGAGTTGTTTTCAATTAATGAGTTTGCAGCATCAAGGATATTAGAAGATGACCTATAATTTTCTTCTAATTTGATTAAAGATGATTTTGTATCGTCATGAATTGTAGTTTTAAAATCGTCTTGAAAACCAATTAGAATTCTGAAGTCAGCTGCTCTGAAACTATAAATACTTTGATCAGCATCACCTACAACAAAAATTGAACGATCTTCCCAATTAAAGAAATTTTTTGGTTCAGTATTTCCAGCCGTAATTAATTTTATAAGTTCATATTGTGTTCTATTTGTATCTTGATATTCATCAACTAGGATATGTTTAAATCTTTTGTGCCAGTAATCTCTTACTACATCATTTTGCCTCAATAAGAAAACAGGCAAAAGTAGAAGATCATCAAAATCTAAAGAATTATTTTTTGAAAGCGAAATCCTATATCTCTTGTAGGCTTCTGCAACTGTTTTGTCAAAATTATTATTTGCTTTTTCTAAAAGATCATTGGAAGTTAGGCATTGATTTTTAGCATTACTAATTAATCTTTTAATCTTTTTGGGATCATATCTTTTGGGATCAAGATTCATTTCTTGACTGATAATTTCTTTTACTAATGTCTGAGAATCTGTTTCATCGTAAATTGAAAATTGCCTTGTCCATCTTAATCCTTCTGGGTCATTATATTTTTCAATATCGTATCTGAGAAGTCTTGAAAATAAAGAATGAAAGGTGCCTATCCAAAGGTTCTGAAGCCTCTCTTGGTGAACGTTTGTTCTTAATTGATTTTGATCAATTTCTTTGAGAGTTTTCCAAGGCTGACCAAATTGATTAAAAGCTAATTCTTGGGCTAGAAGAACCTCTAATCTTGCTTTCATTTCTTTAGCAGCTTTGTTAGTAAAAGTGACTGCGAGAATGTTATAGGGATCTATAGAGTTATTTTCAATAAGATTTGCAATTCTGTGGGTAAGAGCTTTTGTCTTTCCGCTGCCTGCACCTGCTACAACTAATAGTGGTCCATAAACATGTTTTACTGCTTGAAGTTGCTCATTGTTTAAAGACTTAAAAAGAAAATTGTTAGTTTGAGACACTTTTGGAAGGGTTTTTCAAAAAATCAGACTTTACTTATGAGGTTCAGATTCAGTTTCTAGGTTTTCTAACGCTTTTTTTAAATTTATAAGTTCATTATTATTATTAATTATTTCTTCAAATTTATTTTGAGGCATTCTTAATTTCATACTACGGTCAATAATTTCTTTTTCCAATCTCTTTTTATATGAGGAAATAAGTTTCTTCGATAATTTTAAATCTTGTTGATCCAAAACTTTATTAAAAATTATTATCATATTAGCGGAAAAAAAATTTTTATTTGAATTATTTCAACTATCACTTTGGAATGCAGTTATTAATTAAGAAGCGTTGCATTAATTTTGAAATTATATTGTTTTAACTAGCTTTGTACTAACCTTAAAATCTAACTTTAAATTTTTTACTTCAGGAATGTCAGTTTCAAAGAATAATCAATTATTGTCCGCTGATAACAAACTAAATGATTTAAGTAATATAAAACAATTTATTAATAGTGCAAATTCTAGATTAGATGCAATCACCTCAATAACCAATAATTCACATGCAATTGCAGCAGATGCTGTAACAGCAATGATTTGTGAAAATCAAGATTCAGTTAATTCACAAATATCTTTAAATACAACTAACAAGATGTCCGTTTGTTTAAGAGACGGAGAAATAATCTTAAGGATTGTTGCTTATCTTTTAATTTCTAATGATGAATCAGTTTTAGAAAAAAGTTGTTTGAAGGATCTCAAAAATACTTATCTCGCTCTTGGGGTGCCTTTAAGAAATGCAAGAAGGGTTATTGAACTAATGCGAGATGCAACAATCTCTGATTTAAATTCAACAGTTAATAATATGCTAGGAAAGAAAGGCTTTCTTCCTGAACTAATATCTGAAACAGAGTTTCAATTTGAAAGGATACTTAATCTTTTAAACTAGCTAAATTCCTTATCTCTGAAGTATGGGAGGTCTGTATCAAGGAGTTATTGTCTAGATTTCTAATAGTAGAAAATCTGGATCTTATGTGAGTGGATAAAAAGGAAATTCTTTCTTCGGAAACTTTTGATTTGTAGATGGTTTTAATATGTAAGTTATTTTGTTCATCAACAAAATAATTGGATGATGTAATAAAGGATTCTGTATAACCTTTATTTCGTAAAACAATTCCTGAATTTTCATCCTTGGGTAAAAATATCAAAATAGTTTCATCTCCTTCACTCATATCATCTTCTTCCCAATCACTAATAGCTTGCCATTTTATAGAAATGGCTGTGTTCTCTAGGTTTAAACTTAATTTGTTATTTTTAAAAATTTCAATAACTTTTTTATTTTTTGAGTTGATATTTCTTATATATATTTTACTAGTTGAGTTTTCAAATTCCTGAAAAGCTAAAGTATGAGTACTTCTTATGGATTTCCACTCTCCTATACTTTGATCGATGAATTGATCAATTGTTTTTAGATTCTTCGTCAAGTTTATCTTCTACGGAATGATTTTCTGCTTTTTGAATCATTCTTACCATTGAATCCACCATTAATCTCTTTGCAGAAGTTACTTTTAATCCAGAAGGAGTGGTTGATATTTGTTCTCCAGGACGATCATGTGAAGTTGGTCTAAATGGAGTCATATAAGAACTTTAAAAAATTAATCGATTCCTATTCTTGCATGAATTCTTACTCATATAGTTGTTGTTTGCAAAAATGTTATATCTCTATTCTTTGATTAAAAAATTTTTAACTGTTTTGTTATTTAGGAATTTTATTTTTTGCTAATCCTGAAATAGTAGCTAATGCAAACATTCCTAAAAGAGCTACTCCCAGAAATAATCCTGCTCCCTGACTAACACCAGCTCCTACAGCTACTAGTATAGAATCACTGATCAGAAGACTTATTATTAATGCTGGAGTGAATATTTTCCAGCGAGTTCCTCCAATACCAATTGCATAGCTTAGAAAATCAAAAAGGCCAGTCATTAGTAAGCCTGTCATTAGAAAGAAATTTTCTTCTAGTTGGTTTTGATTAAAACTTTCAATTTTTTTCATTGCTTTTACGCCTACTAAATTCCTTACAGGGACTCGCCCATAATTTCTTGCAATAAAGAAAGCAGCTTGGCAAAAAACGATATCAGAAAAGATTATTGTCATGTAACCTTTTTGAAATCCTAATAATGAACCGGCTAGCAGAGAATAAGCTGAACTTGGAAGAGCCGGTAAAATAATACTTACTCCTCTTAGTATGAAAATTCCAAAAGGGGCCCAAATTCCCATACTTTCTATTTTGTTCCTTAGGGGTTCAATTCCATAATTTTGAATTAAAAAAATCAATACAACAAATATTGCGATAAAAAAAACTACTGAGAGAAATTTCTGTATTTTATTCATTATTGTTTAGTAAATTTATTGGGAGTAATTTCTTAATTTAATATTTGATTGTATCTATAATAGAAATACTAATCAATAAAAATTTTTACAAATTTTTAATCTTATATTTACTCCCGATAAAAAATTTTTGTATTTCATAAGTATTCATGATTGATTCTAAGAATAAAGTTAATCCAATATTTATTAGAAATTGCATTGGTTTAGTCCTTTTGATAATAGTTTCCATGTGTATTTCAATAAAACAATTAAATGCGTTGCCTCATGAATGGGTTGGAGTTCCTAAAAGTGAATATGGAGAACAATTATGGGATAGACAAAGTATTAAAAGGAATGAGGATGGTTCTGTGAGAGTATTGAGTAAATATATTCCCAAGACAAAAAGTGAAATTACTAAGGATATTCTCTACACAATGGATATTAATTGTTTTGAAAAATCATTTAGAGACGTTGATGTCTCTATAGATGAAGTAAATAAAAATTTAAATGATTTAGCTGATTGGCAAGATCCAAATGGAGATAAACTGATTTTGGGTGTTATTGGTCAAGTCTGCAGAGTCGAAAACTAAAAATTTTCAATTATAAAAAATAAAATTACGTAAAAATCACGAGTCCTCTATGTCTTAAAAGTATAAAACCCCGTCTAGGACAGGGTTATAAAGGTGCCAGGACCCAGATTTGAACTGGGGACACGGCGATTTTCAGTCGCCTGCTCTACCAACTGAGCTATCCCGGCTCCAACCTATATACTTTAAATTAAGATGTGTAGTTTGTGAAACCCTTTTCATTAAAAATTTTATATCTTTATCAAACATCAAAAATTATTTTTTTGAATTAATTGCTAATAAGGCAGTACCAAAAGAAGTGGTTTTATTACATGAAACTATTGGTATATTTATAATTTTTTCTCTTATTTTTCTCCACTGAGGGTTTTTTGAACCTCCACCAATAGTAATAATTTTTTTGGGAAGTGAACCTGTTAGTTTGCCTAGTTCTTCCCATCCTTTTAATTCGATCTTAGCTAGCCCCTCAAATAATGCATGTAAATAAAGTGAGTCGCTTACTGGTCTGGGACCAAGTATCGGCTCTAAATTAGAATTATTAACAGGAAATCTCTCTCCTTTACTATTCAGAGGTAAAAGATCCAAAGAAGTGTTTTCAGATGGATTAATTTGTCGACTGAGTTCCTTTATTTCTAAATCAGAAAAGAACTTAGACAAGATGCCGCATCCAGCATTTGATGCTCCTCCACATATCCAATCATCGTTTACTCTATGGATTGTAATGCCCTGTTTTTTTATAGGGTTATCAATAATTTTTTTAACCACAATTGTTGTTCCTAAAACTGTGAGACCATCTTCTTTACCTAAACCTGCAGCTATTAAACCTGCATTAGAGTCAGTGGTGC
This window of the Prochlorococcus sp. MIT 1314 genome carries:
- a CDS encoding R-phycoerythrin subunit beta, with the translated sequence MSVSKNNQLLSADNKLNDLSNIKQFINSANSRLDAITSITNNSHAIAADAVTAMICENQDSVNSQISLNTTNKMSVCLRDGEIILRIVAYLLISNDESVLEKSCLKDLKNTYLALGVPLRNARRVIELMRDATISDLNSTVNNMLGKKGFLPELISETEFQFERILNLLN
- a CDS encoding phycobiliprotein lyase gives rise to the protein MTKNLKTIDQFIDQSIGEWKSIRSTHTLAFQEFENSTSKIYIRNINSKNKKVIEIFKNNKLSLNLENTAISIKWQAISDWEEDDMSEGDETILIFLPKDENSGIVLRNKGYTESFITSSNYFVDEQNNLHIKTIYKSKVSEERISFLSTHIRSRFSTIRNLDNNSLIQTSHTSEIRNLASLKD
- a CDS encoding TVP38/TMEM64 family protein; the encoded protein is MNKIQKFLSVVFFIAIFVVLIFLIQNYGIEPLRNKIESMGIWAPFGIFILRGVSIILPALPSSAYSLLAGSLLGFQKGYMTIIFSDIVFCQAAFFIARNYGRVPVRNLVGVKAMKKIESFNQNQLEENFFLMTGLLMTGLFDFLSYAIGIGGTRWKIFTPALIISLLISDSILVAVGAGVSQGAGLFLGVALLGMFALATISGLAKNKIPK
- a CDS encoding UvrD-helicase domain-containing protein, which gives rise to MSQTNNFLFKSLNNEQLQAVKHVYGPLLVVAGAGSGKTKALTHRIANLIENNSIDPYNILAVTFTNKAAKEMKARLEVLLAQELAFNQFGQPWKTLKEIDQNQLRTNVHQERLQNLWIGTFHSLFSRLLRYDIEKYNDPEGLRWTRQFSIYDETDSQTLVKEIISQEMNLDPKRYDPKKIKRLISNAKNQCLTSNDLLEKANNNFDKTVAEAYKRYRISLSKNNSLDFDDLLLLPVFLLRQNDVVRDYWHKRFKHILVDEYQDTNRTQYELIKLITAGNTEPKNFFNWEDRSIFVVGDADQSIYSFRAADFRILIGFQDDFKTTIHDDTKSSLIKLEENYRSSSNILDAANSLIENNSERIDKVLRATKEKGELLKLLNCDDEISEAEAITNKIKALNNYNQNPIWRNFAILYRTRAQSRVLEESLVRWRIPYTIFGGLRFYDRREIKDAIAYLKVLVNSSDTVSLLRIINVPRRGIGKTTIQKLNDLSNRLNIPLWEILNDKQSLEETIGRSSKGIKKFTEVMNDLLCYLENSGPAQLLQLILEKSGYLSDLLSSGTEESEERRNNLQELINAATQYEEETENGDVEGFLSTAALTTDNDTKKNNPNSVTLMTLHNSKGLEFQNVFITGLEQGLFPSHRSIDTPSLLEEERRLCYVGITRAKERVFLSHARERRLWGGMREATIPSIFLSEIPEDLMDGELPQTGGASIRRDWHLDRLTRVDRNNPNEFVNKPINAVRKLYSGPSKGKSWIVGDKLIHSKFGKGEIIHIFGSGEKISLAVKFGDKGSKILDPRLAPIRYVS